A window of Fibrobacter sp. UWB11 contains these coding sequences:
- a CDS encoding glycosyltransferase, translating into MGQSLISIIVPIYKVEPYLHRCVDSIINQTYQDLEIILVDDGSPDNCPQICDEYQQKDSRIKVIHKPNGGLSDARNAGLDIAQGEYIIFVDSDDFIHPEMAAVLFELLQKNGSDIAICNFVPFTHDVTTSNEAPVVETLSGEEAALRLYQKEYTTQSVVAWDKIYKKSVFNNLRFKVGKFNEDEFFSYKAMLSSSKITYTSQELYYYFLRDTGISKAITNPKSLDGLEAKQEAIAYYRENKHFALLRAAVSSFLNFTAKRYCFVHHQKGNHKNLLAEIKKHHFKVFSENKFVLDKRLTRRAQVFQFMPLLYWFFIKYDKFRQQIQK; encoded by the coding sequence ATGGGCCAGTCTCTCATTTCCATAATTGTTCCCATTTACAAAGTCGAGCCTTATTTGCATCGATGCGTAGACAGCATCATTAATCAAACATATCAAGACCTTGAGATTATCTTGGTCGATGACGGATCTCCAGATAACTGCCCCCAAATTTGCGACGAGTACCAGCAAAAAGATTCTAGAATCAAGGTCATTCACAAGCCAAATGGCGGCCTGTCCGATGCTAGAAACGCAGGGCTAGACATTGCCCAAGGCGAATACATCATTTTCGTGGATTCGGATGATTTCATCCACCCTGAAATGGCTGCAGTTTTATTTGAACTGTTGCAAAAGAACGGTTCCGACATTGCCATTTGCAACTTCGTTCCATTTACACACGATGTAACAACATCAAACGAAGCCCCCGTTGTCGAAACGCTTTCCGGAGAAGAAGCCGCTTTACGACTTTATCAAAAAGAATATACAACACAATCCGTTGTAGCTTGGGATAAGATTTACAAAAAGAGCGTCTTCAACAATCTTCGTTTTAAAGTAGGTAAATTCAACGAAGACGAATTCTTTTCATACAAAGCGATGCTTTCGTCATCGAAAATTACATATACGTCACAGGAACTATATTACTATTTCCTCCGCGATACCGGAATTTCAAAAGCCATCACAAATCCAAAATCGCTAGACGGACTTGAAGCAAAACAAGAGGCAATCGCCTATTACAGGGAAAATAAACACTTTGCTCTTTTGAGAGCAGCCGTCTCAAGCTTTTTAAATTTCACCGCCAAGAGATATTGTTTTGTGCACCATCAAAAGGGCAACCACAAAAATTTATTGGCAGAAATCAAAAAGCATCACTTCAAGGTTTTCAGCGAAAACAAATTCGTTCTGGACAAAAGACTAACTAGGCGAGCACAAGTATTCCAGTTCATGCCGTTATTATATTGGTTCTTTATAAAATACGATAAGTTCAGGCAGCAAATTCAAAAATAG
- a CDS encoding O-antigen ligase, giving the protein MLVLSLFAYILFFALVFLVIKGNREQQLLSLILVNILFYINIALIAKPELTPFQLIPYIFFAKEILFNSSEFRRTCASFPVKTGLLVIFIAYFLTTYSNGGNSHDFYSSLRYCFDKYIPIIAVFICAKDIDEKILTKHLFFFFLIYSGCGLLEYLLNHNYIREIIATAFPSTKNTDMFGPAGITKGLYSSSWRPRISITTKHPTALGTLLSTMFLFTLAYLKIAPEKFDIKKVKIVLAVLAGAVILSGSRTALGCILLGSLIYFTMQLSLKKRLFAIIFYGFIALQLSSFALESFEEKEGGSSLSLRQQQLLFTLIEFAERPVFGHGLYFTNHTILASDDDGNRMYYSKEETEGLESIVFYTLLDIGLFGALALLIFYGQMLFYFYRHRKANEHLATQGILQTSMLIVFLILSGEIGRNTEMSILFIGTSLGLLQKSIESDQHDLVISSSDENE; this is encoded by the coding sequence ATGCTTGTTTTATCGTTATTCGCATATATTCTTTTTTTCGCCTTAGTCTTTTTGGTCATCAAGGGGAACCGGGAGCAGCAATTACTCTCTCTCATTCTTGTAAACATTCTCTTTTACATCAATATTGCATTAATTGCAAAACCAGAACTGACCCCCTTCCAGCTTATCCCCTACATTTTTTTCGCAAAAGAAATTCTCTTTAACAGCAGCGAATTTAGAAGAACGTGCGCATCGTTTCCTGTAAAAACAGGTTTGTTAGTAATCTTTATCGCTTATTTCTTGACAACTTATTCAAATGGCGGTAACTCGCATGACTTCTACAGTTCTTTACGTTATTGTTTCGACAAATATATACCCATAATTGCAGTATTCATCTGCGCGAAAGATATCGATGAAAAAATTTTGACAAAGCACTTGTTCTTCTTCTTCCTAATTTATTCCGGTTGCGGACTTCTTGAATATTTGTTAAACCACAACTACATTCGAGAAATCATCGCAACAGCCTTCCCGTCCACAAAAAATACAGACATGTTCGGCCCCGCAGGAATTACGAAAGGATTATACTCTTCTAGCTGGAGACCGAGAATTTCTATTACAACAAAACATCCAACGGCTTTAGGAACACTGCTTAGCACCATGTTCCTATTCACCTTGGCTTATCTTAAAATAGCCCCGGAAAAGTTTGACATAAAGAAAGTAAAAATAGTCCTTGCAGTTTTGGCAGGAGCGGTGATATTATCAGGGTCGAGAACAGCGCTTGGTTGCATATTGTTAGGTTCTTTAATCTATTTCACAATGCAACTTTCACTTAAAAAAAGACTTTTTGCAATCATCTTTTATGGTTTTATCGCCCTTCAATTGTCTTCATTTGCCTTAGAATCATTTGAAGAAAAAGAAGGCGGAAGTTCTCTTTCTCTTAGGCAACAACAGCTTTTGTTTACGCTCATCGAATTTGCAGAAAGGCCAGTATTCGGCCATGGTCTTTACTTTACCAACCATACGATTTTAGCAAGCGATGACGATGGCAACAGAATGTATTACTCTAAGGAAGAAACAGAGGGGCTTGAATCCATCGTCTTCTACACCCTCTTGGATATCGGTTTATTCGGAGCGCTCGCTTTACTGATATTCTATGGGCAAATGCTCTTTTACTTCTATAGACATCGGAAAGCAAACGAGCATTTGGCCACGCAAGGAATATTGCAAACATCAATGCTCATTGTGTTCCTAATCCTTTCGGGAGAAATCGGAAGAAATACCGAAATGAGCATCCTCTTTATCGGAACATCACTTGGACTGCTACAAAAATCTATTGAAAGTGATCAGCACGATCTCGTGATATCTTCAAGCGACGAAAACGAATAA
- a CDS encoding polysaccharide lyase — MLYLALFLQFFFSNLSIPADVVGGIVASIENSSMAELVPDSSGTYLRLKYPKGCFGTSRKNGCALQFTIPLEKDSAEELWCSYEVYFEKNFDFRSGGKLPGFCGGKCYTGGNTPKEADGWSNRIMWKKDGFLTQYVYSAPQKGKYADNIKWDLNGKFDQKKITRGQWHKIVMHVGLNDVDSLNNYSRNGYIQTWFDDSLVVKEDSMLFRNGRDQKIDKFYFSTFHGGNDDNYAPRWDSFIRFRRLKISRDRADHFQ; from the coding sequence ATGCTCTATCTAGCTCTTTTCTTGCAATTCTTTTTTTCAAATTTGTCCATTCCTGCAGATGTTGTGGGTGGCATTGTTGCAAGTATCGAGAATTCTTCAATGGCAGAATTAGTGCCTGATTCAAGTGGCACTTATCTTCGATTGAAGTACCCTAAAGGTTGTTTTGGCACATCTAGAAAAAATGGTTGTGCGTTGCAGTTTACGATTCCGCTTGAAAAGGATAGTGCCGAAGAATTGTGGTGCTCGTACGAAGTTTATTTCGAAAAGAATTTTGATTTTAGAAGTGGTGGAAAACTGCCTGGATTTTGTGGTGGAAAATGCTATACCGGTGGCAATACGCCGAAAGAAGCCGATGGCTGGAGCAATCGTATTATGTGGAAGAAGGACGGCTTCTTGACGCAATACGTTTATTCGGCCCCCCAGAAAGGGAAATATGCAGATAACATCAAGTGGGATTTAAATGGTAAGTTTGATCAGAAGAAAATCACCAGAGGCCAGTGGCATAAAATTGTAATGCATGTTGGGCTGAATGATGTTGATTCTCTAAATAATTATTCTAGAAACGGCTATATTCAAACGTGGTTTGATGATAGCCTGGTCGTGAAAGAAGATTCAATGCTCTTTAGAAATGGGCGTGATCAGAAAATAGACAAATTCTATTTCTCGACATTCCATGGAGGAAACGACGATAATTATGCGCCTCGATGGGATTCGTTTATTCGTTTTCGTCGCTTGAAGATATCACGAGATCGTGCTGATCACTTTCAATAG
- a CDS encoding glycosyltransferase, with protein sequence MNVLFVFNNPLDAMAGGVERVTVSVMRGLLKYGIQSFYLQDTGTETLFEGKTVDVERFFLDKSIDVVVQQLACDCVVSRYLSNKAKNIPYIVAWHTAPPTFVKSWRVASTKTFGSVSDEIKRFVRMAFFPIFYWKELKRFHARWGKIIPRVSKILLLSNSFAPFFQKNLHVSSDKITAIPNILSFDVRNDKSIIAQKKNEVLIVSRMKEPQKRISLALKIWREVEKSKIAETWTLKIIGDGENLQDYKKLAARMNLKNVQFMGKQNPRPFYETAAMSMMTSSFEGWGLTLTESQQFGVVPLAFDSYASIKDIIFDGENGFLIPYGNLKMYAQKMLDLMKDDNMRANVALNCLELSSRFDIENVLPMWREMLCSI encoded by the coding sequence ATGAATGTCCTGTTTGTTTTTAATAATCCTTTAGATGCGATGGCTGGTGGCGTAGAACGCGTAACGGTTTCTGTTATGCGGGGGCTTTTGAAATATGGAATACAATCGTTCTATTTGCAGGATACAGGAACCGAAACTTTGTTTGAAGGTAAAACTGTTGATGTAGAACGATTCTTTTTAGACAAGTCCATTGATGTTGTTGTACAGCAACTTGCTTGTGATTGTGTTGTGAGTCGATATCTGAGCAACAAGGCGAAAAATATTCCGTACATTGTCGCATGGCATACTGCGCCGCCTACATTCGTCAAGTCCTGGCGCGTGGCTTCCACGAAAACGTTCGGTTCTGTTAGTGATGAAATAAAGCGCTTTGTCAGGATGGCTTTTTTCCCTATTTTTTATTGGAAAGAATTGAAACGCTTTCATGCTCGTTGGGGTAAGATAATCCCGAGGGTGTCTAAAATTTTATTGCTTTCGAATTCGTTTGCCCCCTTCTTCCAGAAAAATCTTCATGTATCTTCGGATAAGATAACTGCTATCCCGAATATATTGTCATTTGACGTGCGAAATGACAAATCGATTATAGCTCAGAAAAAGAATGAAGTGCTGATTGTTTCGAGAATGAAGGAGCCTCAAAAAAGAATTTCTCTAGCTTTGAAAATATGGCGAGAAGTGGAGAAAAGCAAGATTGCAGAAACTTGGACATTGAAAATTATCGGTGATGGCGAAAATTTGCAGGACTATAAAAAGCTTGCTGCAAGAATGAATTTGAAGAATGTCCAATTTATGGGGAAACAAAATCCGCGACCATTTTATGAAACGGCTGCGATGTCTATGATGACATCGTCGTTTGAAGGCTGGGGGTTGACTCTTACGGAATCTCAGCAATTTGGAGTTGTTCCTTTGGCGTTTGATAGCTATGCATCTATCAAGGATATTATATTCGATGGAGAAAATGGCTTCTTGATTCCTTATGGAAATTTAAAGATGTATGCTCAAAAGATGTTAGATTTAATGAAAGATGATAACATGAGAGCGAACGTTGCTTTGAATTGCTTGGAGTTATCTAGTCGGTTTGACATAGAAAACGTTTTGCCGATGTGGAGGGAAATGCTATGCTCTATCTAG
- a CDS encoding CDP-glycerol glycerophosphotransferase family protein codes for MKKETFLSFVKKNGLRKYIKWLGIFAKCCIAKILLVFIGKNRKYKDLWVFAERGNDARDNAMHLFRYVCKKCPDVNAVYIITKDSPDLKNVQDVGRIVYHGSWQHYLCYLVAKKKVSAHIFGGAPERNLFLRMDHVSFLKKLFVKGKYVFLQHGVTQADGPWLHRDKVRFDLFVTVSKREEQFVIERFGHPAQCVKSLGFARYDALPLTHQKTKKILLMPTWRHYLSKCTAEDFEKTDYFKSFNSLLNSERLLSLLDQYGYELIFYPHFEMQKFLHLFIIPEKNVIAASFENYDVQKLMIECDMMITDYSSVQFDFAYMQKPILLYQFDREAYQSGHQGKGYFDPDQDAFGPVAKSLDDVVVHVESMLSQDCRMSDQYMERMKSFFLYNDTQNCLRNFNAIKEL; via the coding sequence ATGAAAAAAGAAACCTTTCTTTCGTTTGTCAAAAAAAACGGCTTGAGAAAATATATAAAGTGGTTAGGAATATTTGCTAAATGCTGTATAGCCAAGATACTTCTTGTTTTTATTGGGAAAAACAGGAAGTATAAAGATTTATGGGTCTTTGCAGAACGTGGAAACGATGCTAGAGATAATGCAATGCATCTGTTCCGTTATGTTTGTAAGAAGTGCCCTGATGTTAATGCGGTCTATATTATTACAAAAGATTCGCCTGATTTAAAAAATGTTCAGGATGTTGGCCGAATTGTTTATCATGGGTCTTGGCAACATTATTTATGCTATCTGGTCGCAAAGAAAAAAGTGAGTGCGCATATATTTGGTGGGGCGCCTGAAAGAAATCTCTTTTTGCGAATGGATCATGTTTCTTTCTTGAAGAAGTTATTTGTAAAAGGAAAATACGTGTTCCTTCAGCATGGCGTGACTCAAGCAGATGGACCTTGGTTGCACCGAGATAAGGTTCGGTTTGACCTCTTTGTCACGGTCTCGAAAAGGGAAGAACAATTTGTCATTGAAAGATTTGGTCATCCTGCACAATGTGTGAAATCTTTAGGTTTTGCTAGGTATGACGCTCTTCCGTTGACTCATCAAAAAACAAAAAAAATACTGCTGATGCCGACCTGGAGACATTATTTATCGAAATGTACGGCAGAAGATTTTGAAAAAACGGATTATTTTAAATCGTTTAATTCGCTATTGAATAGTGAACGTTTGCTAAGTTTGCTGGACCAATATGGCTATGAACTGATTTTCTATCCTCACTTCGAAATGCAAAAATTCTTGCATTTGTTCATAATTCCTGAAAAGAATGTGATTGCTGCATCATTTGAGAATTATGATGTACAAAAGTTGATGATTGAATGTGACATGATGATTACGGATTATTCAAGTGTACAGTTTGATTTTGCATATATGCAAAAGCCTATTCTGTTGTACCAGTTTGACCGTGAAGCATATCAAAGCGGACACCAGGGAAAAGGCTATTTTGATCCGGATCAGGATGCTTTCGGCCCGGTCGCAAAATCCTTGGATGATGTCGTCGTGCATGTGGAATCTATGTTAAGCCAAGATTGCAGAATGTCGGATCAGTATATGGAACGGATGAAGTCGTTCTTTTTGTATAATGATACGCAGAATTGCTTGAGAAATTTCAATGCAATTAAGGAACTTTAA
- a CDS encoding glycosyltransferase family 4 protein produces the protein MIRILVFPQKETPQNSYLGNITSVISDEYTVVGVNEAIKRKWGSLFFYDVVHLNWLENIRGKSRIKVWMNFIFRFATLIYFRLRGKPIIWTIHNKEVHGQELGKSFSRIMMRSLLKWSTRIHILCDATFDEIPALEKYRNKVVCIPHGDYIQNYPKSDLNIREKYGIAESKKIVLFCGKIDPYKNIDVLVRAFEQSNIGQSDFVLLVCGSCRDLSYRNKIEQATQGNENIILDFNFIPVDQMEAYLTQSLLLVAPYDKRCTLNSGTLWMAFSYGKTMICPEIGCIRDVLKSTDAVYSYDYDSAQSHEDSLISVFKQVKEDFADGKLRIKEQNAFDYIEKRSWKNYKKSWISLYHF, from the coding sequence ATGATTAGAATTCTAGTTTTTCCGCAAAAAGAGACTCCTCAGAATAGTTATTTGGGGAATATAACTAGTGTTATTTCCGACGAATACACCGTTGTTGGTGTTAATGAAGCCATAAAACGAAAATGGGGTAGCCTTTTCTTTTATGATGTTGTCCATCTAAATTGGTTAGAAAATATTCGTGGCAAAAGCCGGATTAAAGTTTGGATGAACTTTATTTTTCGCTTTGCTACCTTGATTTATTTTAGGTTGCGAGGAAAGCCTATTATTTGGACAATCCATAACAAGGAAGTCCATGGGCAGGAACTAGGAAAGTCTTTTTCTAGAATAATGATGAGATCGTTGCTGAAATGGAGCACCCGTATTCATATTTTATGTGATGCAACGTTTGATGAAATCCCTGCTTTAGAAAAATACAGGAATAAAGTTGTCTGTATTCCGCATGGGGATTATATACAGAATTATCCTAAATCGGATTTGAATATTAGGGAAAAATATGGAATAGCAGAATCAAAGAAGATTGTGTTATTTTGTGGAAAAATTGATCCCTACAAGAATATTGATGTTCTAGTTCGTGCATTTGAACAGTCAAATATTGGACAAAGTGATTTTGTGCTGCTCGTTTGTGGATCTTGCCGTGATTTATCGTATAGGAATAAGATTGAACAAGCTACTCAGGGAAATGAAAATATCATTTTGGACTTTAATTTTATTCCGGTTGACCAGATGGAAGCCTATTTGACCCAATCGCTCTTGCTGGTTGCTCCGTATGATAAACGATGCACTTTGAATTCAGGTACGTTGTGGATGGCTTTTTCCTATGGCAAAACAATGATATGCCCGGAAATTGGATGCATTCGCGATGTTTTAAAATCTACGGATGCTGTGTATTCGTATGATTATGATTCTGCCCAGTCGCATGAAGATTCCCTTATAAGCGTGTTTAAACAAGTGAAAGAAGATTTCGCTGATGGTAAGCTTCGCATAAAGGAACAGAATGCTTTTGACTATATCGAGAAACGGTCTTGGAAAAATTATAAAAAGTCTTGGATTTCTTTGTATCACTTCTAG
- a CDS encoding glycosyltransferase family 4 protein: MEQSLKELSGKKVCIVVENLPVPFDRRVWQEATSLHEAGAEVTVICPKTKKYPQEYEELDGIKIYRHPLPEAKRSLDYFKEYFCALYHETRLLFKVFRKQGVQDVIHACNPPDLIFIAAFLFFTFTRCRFLFDHHDINPELWIAKFGKKGLGYRAMILVERLTYFFAKHAIVTNESYKEIAMRRGKKREEDVTIVRSGPNLSKLKIGPAKPEVKKGFKYLIGYIGVMGKQEGIDLLLKSVDYIVNKKGRKDIRFCIMGGGPSLEELRELNKTMALTDYVEFPGRVSDEFLADVMNTADVCVNPDLPSEMNDKSTMNKIMEYMAFGKPIVQFTLKEGKFSAQEASLYAKNTDTDDFAEKILWLLDNPEKAAEMGAFGRKRVQNELCWDYEKPKLISAYKKLLGL; this comes from the coding sequence ATGGAACAGTCTTTGAAGGAACTTTCGGGAAAGAAAGTTTGCATTGTCGTTGAAAATCTCCCGGTCCCTTTTGACCGCCGTGTTTGGCAGGAAGCGACATCTTTGCATGAAGCAGGTGCCGAAGTAACCGTAATTTGCCCGAAGACAAAGAAGTATCCTCAGGAATATGAGGAACTTGATGGTATCAAAATTTATCGCCATCCGTTGCCAGAAGCAAAGCGTTCGCTTGATTATTTCAAGGAATATTTCTGTGCACTTTATCATGAGACTCGTCTCTTGTTCAAGGTGTTTAGAAAGCAGGGCGTACAGGATGTGATTCATGCTTGCAATCCGCCTGACTTGATTTTTATAGCGGCGTTCTTGTTCTTTACATTTACGCGTTGCAGGTTCCTTTTTGACCACCACGATATTAATCCGGAACTCTGGATTGCAAAATTTGGCAAGAAAGGCTTGGGCTACCGCGCGATGATTCTGGTGGAACGCCTTACGTACTTTTTTGCAAAGCATGCCATTGTCACGAATGAATCGTATAAGGAAATTGCGATGCGCCGTGGCAAAAAACGCGAAGAGGATGTGACGATTGTGCGCAGCGGTCCAAACCTCTCGAAGTTGAAAATTGGCCCCGCCAAGCCGGAAGTTAAGAAAGGCTTTAAGTATCTGATTGGCTATATCGGCGTGATGGGCAAGCAGGAAGGCATTGATCTTTTGCTCAAGTCTGTCGATTACATCGTGAACAAGAAGGGCCGCAAGGACATCCGCTTTTGCATTATGGGCGGGGGACCTTCTTTGGAAGAACTTCGCGAATTGAACAAGACGATGGCGCTTACCGATTATGTGGAATTCCCTGGTCGCGTGAGTGACGAATTCTTGGCCGATGTGATGAACACGGCTGATGTGTGCGTCAATCCGGATTTGCCTTCTGAAATGAATGACAAGTCCACCATGAACAAAATCATGGAATATATGGCGTTCGGAAAGCCGATTGTGCAGTTTACGCTCAAGGAAGGTAAGTTCTCTGCACAGGAAGCTTCGCTCTATGCAAAGAATACCGATACAGATGACTTTGCCGAAAAAATCCTATGGCTTTTGGACAATCCTGAAAAGGCGGCGGAAATGGGCGCCTTTGGTCGCAAGCGTGTGCAAAACGAACTATGTTGGGATTACGAAAAACCGAAGCTGATTAGCGCGTACAAGAAGTTACTTGGACTGTAA
- a CDS encoding nucleotide sugar dehydrogenase has product MASISVFGLGYVGCVGIACLAKLGHRMIGCDVDVNKVNRIAAGLPTIVERDIDEVLQDGYKAGLISATSSAVEAVAKTDVSFLCVGTPNAPDGRLDTTYLMSAVRSIAEAIRSKSTFHIVVIRSTVPPGTNAAAAELIEKVSGKREGINFAVASNPEFLREGMAVADYLNPPLTVIGCECRRALDALRNLYAPLGSEIVEVEPKVAEIIKFVNNSYHALKVTFGNEIGAICKKLDIDSHSVMNLFCKDTQLNISPYYFKPGFAYGGSCLPKDLRGLNFLAESHQVEVPVLSSIENSNNMHIRRVLDRVQEIGVRSVGIVGLTFKAGTDDLRNSAAIRLAEGVLGKGCSLSIYDRYLNIAREKETNLRELNKRIPHLLPLLVNEVEDVVKNNSLVIITVRNPEISELIRKKPEVHFLDLVRLKDPSVETLSNYEGFCW; this is encoded by the coding sequence ATGGCTTCTATTAGTGTATTTGGATTAGGGTATGTCGGTTGTGTTGGAATCGCCTGCCTTGCAAAGCTAGGTCATCGAATGATTGGCTGCGATGTCGATGTTAATAAGGTAAATCGAATTGCTGCCGGACTTCCGACAATTGTCGAAAGGGATATTGATGAAGTTTTGCAGGATGGCTATAAGGCCGGACTTATTTCGGCTACATCTTCAGCTGTTGAGGCGGTTGCAAAAACGGATGTATCGTTCCTTTGTGTCGGTACACCTAATGCTCCAGACGGACGCCTTGATACAACATATTTGATGTCTGCTGTGCGTTCGATTGCCGAAGCTATTCGTTCTAAGTCGACATTCCATATCGTCGTTATTCGTAGTACCGTGCCTCCTGGAACGAATGCTGCTGCTGCGGAATTGATTGAAAAGGTTTCGGGAAAACGTGAAGGAATCAATTTTGCTGTGGCCTCGAATCCAGAGTTTCTCCGTGAGGGTATGGCTGTTGCCGATTATTTGAATCCTCCGTTGACTGTTATTGGGTGCGAATGTCGTCGAGCCCTTGATGCTCTTAGAAATCTTTACGCTCCTTTGGGTAGTGAAATTGTAGAAGTCGAGCCGAAAGTTGCCGAAATTATCAAGTTTGTCAATAATTCATACCATGCCTTGAAGGTTACATTTGGAAACGAAATAGGCGCAATTTGTAAAAAGCTCGATATCGATAGCCATAGTGTTATGAACTTGTTCTGCAAGGATACCCAGCTGAACATTTCGCCGTATTACTTTAAACCGGGATTCGCTTACGGCGGCTCTTGCCTTCCTAAGGATTTGCGTGGTTTGAATTTCTTGGCCGAATCTCATCAGGTCGAAGTTCCTGTTCTTTCGTCGATTGAAAACAGCAATAACATGCACATTCGCCGAGTGCTAGACCGCGTGCAAGAAATAGGCGTGCGTTCTGTGGGCATTGTTGGGCTTACTTTTAAGGCGGGAACGGATGACTTGCGTAATTCGGCCGCAATTCGTTTGGCCGAAGGCGTCTTGGGCAAGGGTTGCTCGTTGAGCATCTATGACCGCTATTTGAATATCGCTCGCGAAAAAGAAACAAACCTGCGTGAATTGAATAAGCGTATTCCGCACCTGCTTCCGCTTCTTGTGAATGAAGTTGAAGATGTTGTGAAAAATAATTCACTTGTCATTATTACCGTTCGAAATCCTGAGATCTCGGAACTGATTCGTAAGAAACCTGAAGTTCATTTCTTGGATCTCGTTCGCTTGAAGGATCCGTCTGTAGAAACGCTTTCTAATTACGAAGGTTTTTGCTGGTAA
- a CDS encoding nucleotide sugar dehydrogenase: MSFETKIVCIGAGYVGGPTMTVIADKCPDVKVTVVDINQSRIDAWNSENLPIFEPGLDDVVKRARGRNLFFSTDIPAAIKEADIIFVSVNTPTKTFGHGAGKASDLQYWEKTARNILEIADEGKIIVEKSTLPVRTAAAMERILNSNDKGLHFEVLSNPEFLAEGTAINDLFEPDRVLIGSHQTESGLAACQKLVDVYAHWVPRDRILTTNLWSSELTKLTANAFLAQRISSINSISALCERTGADVDEVAYVMGKDRRIGPKFLKASIGFGGSCFKKDILNLVYLCGYYGLPEVAAYWESVVKINEWQTHRVVDRMLETMFNTIASKKIAVFGFAFKANTGDTRESPANLVVRDLLAEHALPVVTDPKAIPDAKRDLKDVIDQVSFEENPYKAAEGAHAVVVCTEWKCFAELDWKRIYSSMAKPAFVFDGRNILDADALRKIGFEVTSIGKGKAE, encoded by the coding sequence ATGAGTTTCGAAACTAAAATTGTTTGCATTGGTGCAGGCTACGTCGGTGGGCCTACCATGACTGTTATCGCTGACAAGTGCCCCGATGTTAAGGTTACCGTAGTTGATATCAACCAATCTCGCATTGACGCTTGGAATAGCGAAAATCTCCCGATTTTTGAACCCGGCTTGGATGATGTTGTAAAGCGCGCTCGTGGCCGTAATCTGTTCTTCAGCACGGATATTCCTGCAGCCATCAAGGAAGCGGACATTATCTTTGTGTCGGTGAATACCCCGACGAAAACGTTTGGACATGGCGCTGGTAAGGCTTCTGACCTCCAGTATTGGGAAAAGACTGCCCGAAACATTTTGGAAATTGCTGACGAAGGAAAGATCATCGTCGAAAAGTCGACGCTCCCGGTCCGCACCGCTGCGGCCATGGAACGCATCTTGAATTCAAACGATAAGGGCCTTCACTTTGAAGTGCTCTCGAATCCGGAATTCCTTGCAGAAGGTACCGCCATTAATGACTTGTTTGAGCCCGATCGAGTGCTCATTGGCTCTCATCAGACGGAATCGGGCCTTGCTGCCTGCCAGAAGCTCGTTGATGTTTATGCTCACTGGGTGCCGCGCGATCGCATACTTACGACGAACCTCTGGAGCTCCGAACTGACGAAGCTTACTGCAAATGCATTCCTCGCACAGCGCATCAGTTCCATCAACTCGATTAGCGCTCTCTGTGAACGCACCGGTGCAGATGTCGACGAAGTCGCTTATGTAATGGGTAAGGACCGCCGTATCGGTCCTAAGTTCCTCAAGGCTTCTATCGGTTTTGGTGGTAGCTGCTTCAAGAAGGACATTTTGAATCTCGTTTACCTTTGCGGTTATTACGGACTACCGGAAGTGGCTGCCTATTGGGAAAGCGTCGTGAAAATTAACGAGTGGCAGACTCACCGCGTGGTGGACCGCATGCTCGAAACAATGTTCAATACTATCGCCAGCAAGAAAATTGCCGTGTTCGGTTTTGCGTTCAAGGCCAATACGGGCGATACCCGTGAAAGCCCGGCGAACCTCGTGGTTCGCGACTTGCTTGCCGAACACGCACTGCCTGTCGTGACTGATCCGAAGGCTATCCCGGATGCCAAGCGCGACCTTAAGGATGTGATTGACCAGGTTTCATTTGAAGAAAACCCGTACAAGGCCGCCGAAGGTGCTCACGCCGTTGTCGTTTGCACAGAATGGAAATGCTTTGCTGAACTTGACTGGAAACGCATTTACAGCTCGATGGCGAAACCTGCCTTTGTATTTGATGGTCGCAACATCTTGGATGCGGACGCCCTCAGGAAGATCGGCTTTGAAGTGACTAGCATCGGTAAGGGCAAAGCGGAGTAA